In one window of Procambarus clarkii isolate CNS0578487 chromosome 63, FALCON_Pclarkii_2.0, whole genome shotgun sequence DNA:
- the LOC138354440 gene encoding uncharacterized protein codes for MKRDYDLRARLQVYEKGDLVYLLDTAQVKGQCRKLSPQWKGPGVIIHKFSSCLFRVKLQNDNITANHDKLKKCKDHTCPGWIEKFKHHMSQVQDPVGGPYKDLYCVCRQPYDGKFMVQCDMCAEWFHEVCVGVTLASVRSKPEYACPRCEP; via the coding sequence ATGAAGAGAGATTATGACCTACGGGCACGGCTACAGGTCTATGAGAAAGGGGACCTGGTTTACCTGCTAGACACGGCACAGGTGAAGGGGCAGTGCCGGAAGCTATCACCGCAGTGGAAGGGCCCAGGCGTCATCATCCACAAGTTCTCATCTTGTTTATTTAGGGTCAAGCTCCAGAATGACAACATCACAGCAAATCATGATAAACTAAAGAAGTGCAAGGACCATACATGCCCGGGCTGGATTGAGAAGTTTAAACATCATATGTCACAGGTTCAGGACCCAGTGGGAGGGCCATATAAGGACCTTTACTGTGTGTGTCGGCAACCATACGATGGAAAGTTTATGGTGCAATGCGATATGTGCGCGGAGTGGTTCCATGAGGTCTGCGTGGGAGTGACTCTGGCGAGTGTACGGTCAAAACCAGAGTATGCATGTCCTCGGTGTGAGCCATAA